A genomic segment from Cyprinus carpio isolate SPL01 chromosome A4, ASM1834038v1, whole genome shotgun sequence encodes:
- the LOC109057213 gene encoding ATP-sensitive inward rectifier potassium channel 8: MLPRKSIIPEEFAFSPALVSPIPRKPVFRDRVNKARFIAKSGACNLSHKNIREQGRFLQDVVTTLVDLKWRFTLVIFSMTFLCSWLLFAMFWWLVAFAHGDLDPNRKPGVQQCVTNVNSFTSAFLFSIEVQVTIGFGGRMITEQCPTAITLLILQNIISLIINAVMLGCIFMKTAQSHRRAETLIFSRRAVIAVRNNRLCFMIRVGDLRKSMIINAVVRLQVVRKTTTPEGEVIPIHQIDVQTESAVTSNSIFLLAPLIICHVIDKDSPLYDLSAMELQCSDLEVIVILEGVVETTGISTQARTSYVTEEIQWGHRFVPIVTEEEGVYSVDYSKFGNTVKVATPCCSARELDEKPSILIQTLQKSELSQQNSLRKRNSMRRNNSMRKSNSMRRNNSALAVPKVQFLTPEGGTNLAVT, from the exons ATGCTGCCGCGTAAAAGCATAATTCCCGAAGAGTTCGCGTTCTCCCCGGCGCTCGTGTCGCCGATTCCCCGCAAACCCGTGTTCAGGGACCGCGTGAACAAAGCGCGCTTCATCGCCAAGAGCGGCGCATGCAACTTGTCGCACAAGAACATCCGCGAGCAGGGCAGATTCCTGCAGGACGTGGTCACTACTTTGGTGGATCTCAAATGGCGTTTCACCCTGGTCATTTTCTCCATGACGTTCCTGTGCAGCTGGCTGCTGTTCGCTATGTTCTGGTGGCTAGTGGCGTTTGCGCACGGGGATCTGGACCCTAACCGTAAACCTGGCGTGCAGCAGTGCGTCACTAATGTCAA CTCTTTCACCTCTGCGTTCCTCTTCTCCATCGAGGTGCAGGTGACAATAGGATTTGGAGGGCGTATGATAACGGAGCAGTGTCCCACAGCCATCACGCTGCTCATATTACAGAACATCATCAGCCTAATAATTAACGCCGTCATGCTGGGCTGCATCTTCATGAAAACTGCCCAGTCCCATCGGCGTGCCGAGACCCTCATCTTCAGCCGCCGAGCTGTCATCGCCGTGCGTAACAACCGCCTGTGCTTCATGATCCGGGTGGGTGATCTTCGTAAAAGCATGATCATCAACGCGGTTGTGCGCCTCCAAGTGGTCCGGAAGACCACTACGCCAGAGGGCGAAGTCATACCCATCCACCAGATCGACGTCCAGACAGAAAGTGCAGTTACCAGCAACAGCATCTTCCTGTTGGCGCCCCTGATCATATGTCACGTCATCGATAAGGACAGTCCACTATACGACCTCTCTGCAATGGAGCTGCAGTGTAGCGATCTGGAGGTCATTGTGATCCTGGAAGGTGTGGTGGAGACCACGGGCATCTCCACTCAGGCTCGCACCTCGTACGTGACTGAGGAGATCCAGTGGGGCCACCGATTCGTACCTATAGTGACCGAGGAAGAGGGGGTATACTCGGTGGACTACTCAAAGTTCGGGAACACGGTCAAAGTGGCCACCCCATGCTGCAGCGCCCGTGAGCTGGACGAGAAGCCCTCCATCCTGATCCAGACACTCCAGAAGAGTGAGCTGTCACAACAGAACTCTTTGCGCAAGAGGAACTCCATGCGCCGGAACAACTCTATGCGTAAGAGCAACTCCATGCGGCGCAACAATTCCGCCCTCGCTGTGCCCAAAGTGCAGTTCCTCACCCCTGAGGGTGGAACAAATCTAGCAGTCACATGA